One region of Culex pipiens pallens isolate TS chromosome 2, TS_CPP_V2, whole genome shotgun sequence genomic DNA includes:
- the LOC120414746 gene encoding serine/threonine-protein phosphatase 2A activator isoform X2, whose translation MASAEGPKKYAFRVPEKQVKTAMDMVRWEKSEAYYDLLGFISSMCVALQGTRQTQQVELSSVLQKVSDALKRFEQLAIETPPVDQPARFGNQAYRTWFQKMQDESLALIEGALPEGLKEAAPEVNVYLVESFGNATRIDYGTGHEMSFVMFLMCLFKIGAIERKEEVAVGLRIFNQYLNLVRKLQVTYRMEPAGSHGVWSLDDFQFVPFIWGSAQLAVNSPIEPAQFVEDKIIDERRKEFMFVSCIDYIRQVKTGHFAEHSNQLWSISAVPSWSKICTGLIKMYQKEVLSKFPVIQHVFFGSILTLEFVKPGTALPNPRLGMIPRAPMAAPPAPPKFAPEEPK comes from the exons ATGGCTTCAGCAG AAGGCCCCAAAAAGTACGCGTTCCGAGTTCCGGAGAAGCAAGTCAAAACCGCCATGGACATGGTCCGTTGGGAGAAGTCGGAAGCGTACTACGATCTGCTCGGGTTTATCAGCAGCATGTGCGTGGCCCTGCAGGGCACCCGACAGACCCAACAGGTGGAGCTTAGTTCGGTGCTGCAAAAGGTGAGCGATGCGCTCAAACGGTTCGAGCAGCTCGCCATCGAAACTCCGCCGGTGGATCAACCGGCCCGGTTCGGCAACCAGGCGTACCGGACGTGGTTCCAGAAGATGCAGGACGAGAGCTTGGCGTTGATCGAGGGAGCTCTGCCTGAAGGACTGAAAGAAGCCGCACCGGAGGTTAACGTTTATTTGGTGGAATCGTTTGGCAATGCAACCCGGATTGATTACGGAACCGGTCACGAGATGTCCTTTGTGATGTTTCTGATGTGTTTGTTCAAGATCGGTGCCATCGAGCGGAAGGAGGAAGTGGCCGTGGGATTGCGAATTTTCAATCAGTATTTGAACTTGGTCCGGAAGCTGCAGGTCACGTACCGGATGGAACCGGCGGGAAGCCACGGAGTGTGGAGTTTGGACGATTTTCAGTTCGTTCCGTTCATTTGGGGCAGTGCCCAGCTGGCGGTCAACAGTCCGATCGAGCCGGCCCAGTTTGTGGAGGACAAAATCATCGACGAGCGCCGGAAGGAGTTTATGTTTGTAAGTTGCATTGATTACATTCGGCAGGTCAAGACGGGCCACTTTGCCGAGCACTCGAATCAGCTGTGGAGCATCAGCGCGGTGCCGTCGTGGAGTAAAATCTGCACCGGGCTGATCAAAATGTACCAGAAGGAGGTGCTTTCCAAGTTTCCCGTCATTCAGCACGTGTTCTTCGGGTCGATTCTCACGTTGGAGTTTGTAAAACCGGGAACGGCGCTGCCAAATCCGAGGCTCGGGATGATTCCGAGAGCGCCGATGGCGGCACCGCCAGCGCCACCCAAGTTTGCACCGGAAGAACCAaagtga
- the LOC120414746 gene encoding serine/threonine-protein phosphatase 2A activator isoform X1, giving the protein MASAAEGPKKYAFRVPEKQVKTAMDMVRWEKSEAYYDLLGFISSMCVALQGTRQTQQVELSSVLQKVSDALKRFEQLAIETPPVDQPARFGNQAYRTWFQKMQDESLALIEGALPEGLKEAAPEVNVYLVESFGNATRIDYGTGHEMSFVMFLMCLFKIGAIERKEEVAVGLRIFNQYLNLVRKLQVTYRMEPAGSHGVWSLDDFQFVPFIWGSAQLAVNSPIEPAQFVEDKIIDERRKEFMFVSCIDYIRQVKTGHFAEHSNQLWSISAVPSWSKICTGLIKMYQKEVLSKFPVIQHVFFGSILTLEFVKPGTALPNPRLGMIPRAPMAAPPAPPKFAPEEPK; this is encoded by the exons ATGGCTTCAGCAG caGAAGGCCCCAAAAAGTACGCGTTCCGAGTTCCGGAGAAGCAAGTCAAAACCGCCATGGACATGGTCCGTTGGGAGAAGTCGGAAGCGTACTACGATCTGCTCGGGTTTATCAGCAGCATGTGCGTGGCCCTGCAGGGCACCCGACAGACCCAACAGGTGGAGCTTAGTTCGGTGCTGCAAAAGGTGAGCGATGCGCTCAAACGGTTCGAGCAGCTCGCCATCGAAACTCCGCCGGTGGATCAACCGGCCCGGTTCGGCAACCAGGCGTACCGGACGTGGTTCCAGAAGATGCAGGACGAGAGCTTGGCGTTGATCGAGGGAGCTCTGCCTGAAGGACTGAAAGAAGCCGCACCGGAGGTTAACGTTTATTTGGTGGAATCGTTTGGCAATGCAACCCGGATTGATTACGGAACCGGTCACGAGATGTCCTTTGTGATGTTTCTGATGTGTTTGTTCAAGATCGGTGCCATCGAGCGGAAGGAGGAAGTGGCCGTGGGATTGCGAATTTTCAATCAGTATTTGAACTTGGTCCGGAAGCTGCAGGTCACGTACCGGATGGAACCGGCGGGAAGCCACGGAGTGTGGAGTTTGGACGATTTTCAGTTCGTTCCGTTCATTTGGGGCAGTGCCCAGCTGGCGGTCAACAGTCCGATCGAGCCGGCCCAGTTTGTGGAGGACAAAATCATCGACGAGCGCCGGAAGGAGTTTATGTTTGTAAGTTGCATTGATTACATTCGGCAGGTCAAGACGGGCCACTTTGCCGAGCACTCGAATCAGCTGTGGAGCATCAGCGCGGTGCCGTCGTGGAGTAAAATCTGCACCGGGCTGATCAAAATGTACCAGAAGGAGGTGCTTTCCAAGTTTCCCGTCATTCAGCACGTGTTCTTCGGGTCGATTCTCACGTTGGAGTTTGTAAAACCGGGAACGGCGCTGCCAAATCCGAGGCTCGGGATGATTCCGAGAGCGCCGATGGCGGCACCGCCAGCGCCACCCAAGTTTGCACCGGAAGAACCAaagtga
- the LOC120414772 gene encoding cryptochrome-2 gives MSSKQTAVHWFRKGLRVHDNPALAAAVDRVRGQPSKLVLRPVFILDPGIIRWLRVGPNRWRFLQQTLADLDANLRKLNSRLYVVRGNPEEMFPELFREWNVTLLTFEHDIEPYSVKRDATVRELARQAKIEVQVEKSLTIYDPDEILKKNGGKIPLTYQKYGSLASMCKTPGPIGVPDKVPAESVPEKDIRERKDGKCYDPPTLDELKVRQEDLGECKFPGGETEALRRLQDYMRRKSWVCAFEKPNTSPNSLEPSTTVLSPYVKFGCLSARLFMAELKKVLAGQKHSQPPVSLVGQLMWREFYYCAAAAEPNFDKMVGNSVCLQVPWETNPEHLAAWTHGRTGYPFIDAIMRQLCQEGWIHHLARHAVACFLTRGDLWISWEEGQRVFEELLLDADWALNAGNWMWLSASAFFHQFFRVYSPVAFGKKTDPEGKYIKKYVPELAKFPAGIIYEPWKANAETQKKLGCIIGKDYPHRIVIHEEISKKNISRMSEAYRKNKALKEGGAATTKEVDSKSDAGMEPTPSGKKRKASSSSSTPKKPSPKKSKLQSKMEKFLKKK, from the exons ATGTCCTCGAAGCAAACCGCCGTCCACTGGTTCCGGAAGGGGCTGCGGGTGCACGACAACCCGGCGCTGGCCGCCGCCGTCGACCGGGTTCGCGGGCAACCGTCCAAGCTGGTCCTGCGGCCGGTGTTCATCCTCGATCCGGGCATAATCCGTTGGCTGCGCGTTGGCCCGAACCGGTGGCGCTTCCTGCAGCAAACGCTGGCCGATTTGGACGCCAACTTGCGCAAGCTGAACAGCAG GTTGTACGTGGTGCGTGGGAATCCGGAAGAAATGTTTCCGGAACTGTTCCGGGAGTGGAACGTGACGCTGCTGACCTTTGAGCATGATATCGAGCCGTACTCGGTGAAGCGGGATGCCACGGTCAGAGAGTTGGCCCGGCAAGCCAAGATTGAAGTTCAGGTCGAGAAGTCGCTCACAATTTACGATCCGGACgagattttgaaaaagaacGGCGGGAAGATTCCGTTGACGTATCAAAAGTACGGCAGTTTGGCCTCGATGTGCAAGACGCCTGGGCCGATCGGGGTTCCGGACAAGGTTCCTgcggaatcggttccggagaaGGATATAAGAGAGCGGAAAGATGGCAAATGTTACGACCCTCCGACGCTGGACGAATTGAAGGTTCGGCAGGAGGATTTGGGCGAGTGTAAGTTCCCCGGGGGTGAAACGGAAGCCCTGCGCCGACTGCAAGACTACATGCGCCGGAAGTCGTGGGTTTGTGCCTTCGAAAAGCCCAACACTTCACCAAACTCGCTGGAACCGAGCACAACCGTGTTGAGTCCGTACGTGAAGTTTGGCTGCCTCAGCGCCCGGCTGTTTATGGCCGAACTGAAGAAGGTTCTCGCCGGTCAGAAGCACTCCCAGCCGCCAGTCTCCCTCGTGGGTCAGCTCATGTGGCGCGAATTTTACTACTGCGCTGCCGCGGCCGAGCCCAACTTTGACAAAATGGTCGGCAACAGCGTGTGTCTGCAGGTCCCGTGGGAAACCAACCCGGAACATTTGGCAGCGTGGACGCACGGCCGGACCGGCTATCCCTTCATCGACGCCATCATGCGGCAACTCTGCCAAGAAGGGTGGATCCACCATTTGGCCCGCCATGCCGTCGCCTGCTTCCTCACCCGGGGTGACCTCTGGATCTCGTGGGAGGAAGGCCAACGCGTCTTCGAAGAACTCCTTCTAGACGCCGATTGGGCATTGAACGCAGGGAACTGGATGTGGCTTTCCGCGTCCGCCTTTTTCCACCAGTTCTTTCGCGTCTACAGTCCGGTCGCGTTCGGCAAGAAAACCGACCCCGAAGGCAAATACATCAAAAAGTACGTCCCCGAACTCGCAAAATTCCCCGCCGGCATCATCTACGAGCCGTGGAAGGCCAACGCCGAAACGCAAAAGAAGCTCGGCTGCATCATCGGCAAGGATTACCCCCATCGAATCGTAATCCACGAAGAAATCTCCAAGAAAAACATCTCCCGAATGTCCGAAGCGTACCGGAAGAACAAAGCCTTGAAGGAGGGAGGGGCGGCGACGACGAAGGAGGTGGACAGCAAATCGGATGCCGGCATGGAACCGACTCCGAGCGGGAAGAAGCGAaaggccagcagcagcagttcgaCGCCGAAGAAGCCCAGCCCCAAGAAGAGTAAGCTGCAGAGCAAGATggagaagtttttgaagaagaaGTAA
- the LOC120414758 gene encoding uncharacterized protein LOC120414758 gives MASTAPPEKDHCGEQNQLDEILESIGALFELTQKPSDDDFRESIEPPAEIDDEILEAIAGLYVREGGEAEWSFVAESDETLKPDGRPPIHRTFRSPNGLEFIALVPALPVKVSQLGYSARILQSALEIRLHNEGCLLLVDDSFVARVELMHVGPVLQANSFNQAVTALFRQLRIDQILVDQVMARRDQLRAGLLASIDRIRERSPQDPAEALNLLAIVQKSANLKFIDFCELLMKSTAISERLREQASALHQVEVTTERRNRFLERFHGRFLNSSEDLEATLKHFSQVVVENRTESLLAMAPPYLGQHLKDVPQRLVLQIHDSDVKMFHDLDNVLNKEIFAKPLADLAERWIRRVRSFKVGQAIAAGSVNPVYFSLCRSLEELILEIASRTDHNPGELLQSDRNGWHSLNSMIQWKSETPLTKCLQREYYFVVRLLKHFDPASDNAKPFAYKPSRLLLEGTAAKASTLNSIMRPIRWFIGRVEQNPLGIADEFYVWFCLLDDVLQHVLPETDHNLEMFEQILKSFVQLVNKATVEQMETIRVITHNTGRFIVQTCPFVNSDRARSGEDKPILQSQLDAINRIMVGSESANFFRDLIDVFSEYWKNRCEIIENIPAKNALARMEQIKKQLLTIVLDALRKSNVSVGHIVDLFRSLNDFVIDLDDVSFDWLIKSLPEKQMKAVQGLELIEPLVDHKWTGTDNQTYRVLDPIKFQQLFVLLLDGAPCPKHYVIDIISNLLELVLFQLEHKLLPEPDQIVSCSVLLSSIRTSLMYLREQADYVSFDLFLDESIKPFSNVVRNSQSLNEFLKRIALIKESFCYIRKQNEMSIAEALRMYDELNGEGDQCAEMLQQAYQQYSDQFVQYMAEPAREEQDLDKADVVAKLVRESVPSTPNLFSGWTTQFKLTELPKILAGVAAVWSITVSEDVSSTGKYFKPHCIQILCVLRLLSADRAENGVDKHLAQVLTGQGKSLVLAMIAAVLALTGHQVQLVCYNQYLVNRDKADFDDLYDMLEIGHAIRYGTFNDMANAVIAPEIDGTSRSLRSFVSDLVLSEPRKSRPSKPKAQVKDNSVLLMDEVDVFFTKDYYGSNYQPIVTPTIVGLGAIQKKIWNLVHAQGMRDVPQLTMCIHEFIASPSFKSKRYFEHFLHRRTSYELLVYSGDKYIRKQFTNEKLFWEQLNLMIACAISVADNKRDWVNFKLNEMGVLMYRSSDRFVTSTVDSYRSMFNYFRLKKCNFKPMVNYGPNYGYLIIDCGPISYAMLPKTFPLILGVTGTLTSLNHHEKAAIERLYNIRRSSLMPSFFGCCNVQFNPAENLTVLSSKPFWMGQIFSRAHAAIGAKRAVIIFFYNDALLENFRAQYCGQLDRLEVLTENTAEDEQEVLIGEAGVAKTVTLATRGMGRGVDYKSSVAVEKSGGVHVIQTFFSLDVKEETQIRGRTARKDNKGSYELILCEAHLKTQRLMANADLFVTYAKLDAARAEIALKEDKDVGEKIAKNTGDHMTTLAYLQSFFS, from the exons ATGGCCAGTACGGCGCCACCGGAAAAGGACCATTGCGGAGAGCAGAACCAGCTAGACGAAATTCTGGAGTCGATAGGCGCTCTGTTTGAGCTGACCCAAAAACCGTCGGATGATGACTTCCGTGAGTCGATCGAACCTCCGGCGGAAATCGACGACGAAATCCTGGAGGCGATCGCCGGACTGTACGTACGTGAGGGAGGAGAAGCGGAGTGGAGTTTCGTGGCGGAATCTGACGAAACGTTGAAGCCAGATGGTCGGCCACCGATTCACCGCACCTTTCGGAGTCCAAACGGGTTGGAGTTCATCGCGCTGGTTCCGGCGCTGCCGGTGAAGGTCAGCCAGCTCGGCTATTCGGCACGGATCCTGCAGTCCGCGCTGGAGATTCGACTGCACAACGAGGGTTGCCTGCTGCTCGTGGACGACAGCTTCGTGGCCAGGGTCGAACTGATGCACGTGGGACCGGTGCTGCAGGCTAATAGCTTCAATCAAGCCGTGACGGCACTTTTTCG GCAGCTTCGGATTGATCAGATCTTGGTGGACCAGGTCATGGCGAGACGGGATCAACTTCGGGCTGGGCTGCTGGCCAGCATCGACCGCATTCGGGAGCGATCGCCGCAGGATCCAGCAGAAGCGTTGAATCTGTTGGCCATCGTGCAAAAATCGGCTAATctcaaatttattgatttttgtgagTTGCTCATGAAAAGTACGGCCATATCGGAACGGCTGCGGGAACAAGCTTCCGCGCTGCACCAGGTGGAGGTGACAACGGAACGGCGGAACAGATTTCTGGAACGATTCCACGGAAGGTTCTTGAACTCGAGCGAAGACCTTGAAGCAACTCTGAAGCACTTTTCCCAGGTGGTCGTTGAGAATCGCACGGAATCTTTGCTGGCGATGGCACCGCCCTATCTGGGCCAGCACCTGAAGGACGTTCCGCAGCGGCTGGTTCTGCAGATTCACGATAGCGATGTGAAGATGTTTCACGACCTGGACAACGTGCTGAACAAGGAGATTTTCGCGAAACCGTTGGCGGATCTTGCCGAGCGATGGATTCGTCGGGTGAGGTCGTTCAAAGTGGGACAAGCAATTGCTGCTGGAAGTGTGAATCCGGTGTATTTCTCGCTTTGCCGAAGCTTGGAGGAGTTGATACTGGAGATTGCCAGCAGGACGGATCACAATCCCGGGGAGCTGCTGCAGAGCGATCGCAACGGATGGCATTCGTTGAACTCGATGATACAGTGGAAGTCGGAGACGCCGCTGACGAAATGTCTCCAGCGGGAGTACTACTTTGTCGTGCGTTTGCTGAAGCACTTCGATCCGGCCTCGGACAATGCGAAGCCGTTCGCATACAAGCCAAGTCGATTGTTGCTGGAGGGAACTGCCGCCAAGGCGTCCACGTTGAATAGCATTATGCGACCGATTCGGTGGTTTATTGGACGTGTCGAGCAAAATCCGCTTGGGATCGCCGACGAGTTTTACGTCTGGTTCTGCCTTTTGGACGATGTCTTGCAGCACGTCCTTCCGGAGACCGACCACAATCTGGAAATGTTTGAGCAAATCCTCAAATCGTTTGTGCAGTTGGTCAACAAGGCCACCGTCGAGCAGATGGAGACGATCCGGGTCATTACGCACAACACCGGCCGGTTCATCGTGCAAACGTGTCCGTTTGTGAACTCGGACAGGGCCCGTTCCGGCGAGGACAAGCCAATTCTGCAATCCCAGCTGGACGCCATCAACCGGATCATGGTCGGGTCGGAATCGGCCAACTTTTTCCGCGATCTGATCGACGTGTTCAGCGAATACTGGAAGAACCGGTGCGAAATCATTGAGAACATCCCGGCGAAGAACGCCCTCGCCCGGATGGAACAGATCAAGAAGCAGCTGCTCACCATCGTGCTCGACGCGTTGCGCAAGAGTAACGTCTCCGTCGGACACATTGTCGACCTGTTTCGATCGCTGAACGACTTCGTCATCGATCTGGACGACGTTTCGTTCGACTGGCTGATCAAGTCACTGCCGGAGAAGCAAATGAAGGCCGTGCAAGGGCTGGAGCTCATCGAACCGCTTGTCGACCACAAATGGACCGGCACCGACAACCAGACGTACCGCGTACTCGATCCAATTAAGTTCCAACAGCTCTTCGTCCTCCTGCTGGACGGAGCGCCCTGCCCCAAGCACTACGTCATCGACATCATCTCAAACCTCCTCGAACTCGTCCTCTTTCAGTTGGAGCACAAGCTCCTTCCCGAACCAGACCAGATCGTGTCCTGCAGCGTCCTTCTCTCCTCGATCCGAACCTCGCTGATGTACCTGCGCGAGCAAGCCGACTACGTCTCGTTCGACCTGTTCCTCGACGAAAGCATCAAACCGTTCTCGAACGTCGTCCGCAACAGTCAATCGCTGAACGAGTTTCTCAAGCGAATCGCCCTGATCAAGGAATCTTTCTGCTACATCCGCAAGCAGAACGAGATGAGCATCGCGGAAGCCCTTCGGATGTACGACGAACTCAACGGCGAGGGCGATCAATGCGCGGAAATGCTCCAGCAAGCGTACCAGCAGTACAGCGATCAGTTTGTGCAGTACATGGCGGAACCTGCCCGCGAGGAGCAAGATCTTGACAAGGCCGATGTGGTGGCCAAGTTGGTGCGGGAGTCCGTCCCGTCGACGCCGAACTTGTTCAGCGGTTGGACCACGCAGTTCAAGCTAACGGAACTGCCAAAGATCCTGGCCGGCGTGGCCGCCGTCTGGTCCATCACAGTGTCCGAGGACGTGTCCAGCACCGGGAAGTACTTTAAGCCGCACTGCATTCAG ATTTTGTGCGTGCTTCGGCTGCTGAGTGCGGACCGTGCTGAGAACGGCGTTGACAAGCACCTGGCCCAGGTCCTGACCGGTCAGGGCAAGTCGCTAGTGCTGGCGATGATCGCGGCTGTTCTTGCACTAACCGGCCACCAGGTCCAACTGGTTTGCTACAACCAATATCTGGTGAACAGAGACAAGGCcgactttgacgacctgtacgATATGTTGGAGATCGGCCACGCCATCCGGTACGGAACATTCAACGATATGGCCAACGCAGTCATCGCACCGGAGATTGATGGAACATCGAGGAGCCTGCGGTCGTTTGTGAGTGACTTGGTACTGTCGGAACCTCGGAAATCGCGACCGAGTAAGCCCAAGGCACAGGTGAAAGACAACTCGGTTCTTCTCATGGACGAAGTGGACGTTTTCTTCACGAAGGATTACTACGGCAGTAACTACCAGCCAATTGTGACTCCAACGATAGTTGGTTTGGGCGCTATTCAGAAGAAAATCTGGAATTTGGTCCATGCCCAAGGAATGCGAGATGTTCCTCAATTGACGATGTGTATTCATGAGTTCATTGCGTCGCCCTCTTTCAAAAGCAAGCGATATTTCGAACATTTCCTTCACCGACGAACGTCGTACGAGTTGCTTGTCTACAGCGGAGACAAGTACATCAGGAAGCAGTTCACCAACGAAAAGCTCTTTTGGGAGCAACTAAATCTGATGATTGCATGTGCCATCTCGGTCGCCGATAACAAACGGGATTGGGTCAACTTCAAACTCAACGAGATGGGTGTGCTTATGTACAGAAGCAGCGATCGTTTCGTGACCTCAACCGTGGACAGCTACCGATCAATGTTCAACTATTTCCGGCTGAAGAAATGCAACTTTAAACCAATGGTAAACTACGGCCCGAACTACGGCTACCTGATCATTGATTGTGGTCCCATCTCGTACGCCATGCTGCCCAAGACCTTCCCGCTCATCCTGGGAGTCACCGGAACGCTGACCTCGTTGAACCACCACGAAAAGGCGGCCATCGAGCGGCTCTACAACATCCGCCGATCGTCGCTCATGCCGTCGTTCTTCGGCTGTTGCAACGTGCAGTTCAACCCGGCGGAGAACCTCACCGTCCTGTCCTCCAAGCCGTTCTGGATGGGCCAAATCTTCTCACGTGCCCACGCCGCCATCGGTGCCAAACGGGCCGTCATCATCTTCTTCTACAACGACGCCCTGCTGGAGAACTTCCGCGCCCAGTACTGCGGCCAGCTCGATCGGCTGGAAGTGCTCACGGAAAACACCGCCGAGGACGAGCAGGAAGTGCTGATTGGGGAGGCCGGCGTCGCCAAAACGGTCACCCTGGCCACACGCGGCATGGGACGGGGCGTCGACTACAAGTCCAGCGTGGCGGTTGAGAAAAGCGGTGGCGTGCACGTGATTCAGACCTTTTTCTCGCTGGACGTGAAGGAGGAGACGCAAATCCGGGGCAGAACCGCCCGGAAGGACAACAAGGGCAGCTACGAGCTGATTCTGTGCGAGGCCCACCTGAAGACGCAACGGCTGATGGCAAACGCGGATTTGTTTGTGACGTACGCGAAGCTGGATGCGGCCAGGGCGGAGATTGCCCTCAAGGAGGACAAGGACGTTGGGGAGAAGATTGCGAAGAACACGGGCGATCACATGACCACGCTGGCGTATTTGCAGTCGTTCTTTTCGTAG